The nucleotide sequence CGGCAACCGAATGGGCCGAGAACCCGATCAGCGCAGCGGGGCCGAGACGTTGCCGCGCTGCGTGGATCCCCTCGATCCCGCCCGAGCCCGTCAGGTGGACACCGTGTGCGCCCGTCTCTGCCGCGAGATCCACGTCGCCGCCGACGACGAGATAGCCGCCGGCCGGCGCCAGGATCGCGATCAGGTCGCGGGCGAGATCTAGCCGTGCGTCGCGTCCGAGATCGCGGTCGCGCAGCCAGACGAAGCGGGCACCGCCCGCCACCGCCGCGCGGACGGTCTCACGCAGCGGCCGGTCGGCGCCGTGGCGATCGGTGACGACGAGGAGGGGTGGAAGCGCCACCTGCCCTCACGACCCGACGAGGCCGAGCTGCGGGCTCGACGGCTCGGCCCGGCCACGGCGCGGGATGCGCCCGGCGCGGTGGGCGAGGCGGCCGCCCTCGACGGCGTGGCGCATGGCAGACGCCATCCGCACCGGATCGTCGGCCTTGGCGACCGCGGTATTGATGAGGCAGGCCGCCGCCCCGAGTTCCATGGCGATCACCGCGTCCGAGGCGGTGCCGATACCGGCATCGACGATCACCGGCACCTTTGACCGGCGGCAGATCAGCTCGATATTGGCCGGGTTGGCGATGCCCATGCCGGAGCCGATCAGCGAACCCATCGGCATCACCGCGGCACAGCCGAGATCGGCCAGCCGCTCGCAGATCACCGGATCGTCGTTGCAGTAGGGCAGCACCGTGAATCCGTCATCGACGAGGTGGCGGCAGGCTTCGAGCAGCTCGGTCACGTCCGGATAGAGCGTCTCGCGGTCGCCG is from Methylorubrum sp. B1-46 and encodes:
- a CDS encoding thiamine phosphate synthase, which translates into the protein MALPPLLVVTDRHGADRPLRETVRAAVAGGARFVWLRDRDLGRDARLDLARDLIAILAPAGGYLVVGGDVDLAAETGAHGVHLTGSGGIEGIHAARQRLGPAALIGFSAHSVAEIAAAAAAAGADYATLSPIFPTASKPGYGPALGLNALRAASVHRLPVFALGGIDADNARACRESGSAGVAVMGGAMRGPDPRGAAVRFLASLG
- a CDS encoding thiazole synthase, whose amino-acid sequence is MNHHDTTLAQTSAEGDDALEIAGVRLASRLFIGTAGYPSQEIMAQSVRASGAEVVTASIRRVSLQGHGSDTFQKLKGARFLPNTAGCETARDAIMTAELAREALGTNWIKVEVIGDRETLYPDVTELLEACRHLVDDGFTVLPYCNDDPVICERLADLGCAAVMPMGSLIGSGMGIANPANIELICRRSKVPVIVDAGIGTASDAVIAMELGAAACLINTAVAKADDPVRMASAMRHAVEGGRLAHRAGRIPRRGRAEPSSPQLGLVGS